The window tctccctctctctctccccctcccctgctcatactctgtctctctctctctctctcaaagatgaataaacattaaaaaaaattaagtaaaaaaaaaaaaaaggaattgcctGGAGTTCTTGTTGAATACACAGGCAAGCTGGTTAATTAGGTTAATTAATTGGATAGAGAGGATGAGAAATGCTCCTGGGATCTCCCCTtaccacacacgtgcacacgtacGTCCACACTGGCTTTCCTCTCTTGCCTACTTAGAGGCATCAGACCCTTGCCCAAAATGGATCTCGGGCTTTACCACATTCAGATACGATCTTTGGATGGGAGCACGTTGTTCTGGCATGGGGGCAGTGCTGGTGGGGGTGGTGTCGGGGGAGGAGCATGCTTATACGTTAAAGCACAAAGTGCTGGAAAAATCTGTCACGTCAGACAGTCTGCAGCTTTGCAATGCTTCGTGATTAGACTATTCCTGGGCTCGGGGGCTGGCGGGGGCATGACCAGTATGTCCTGTTCCTCCCTCATCCCTGGAGAGTGCATGCCCTCCTCCTTCCAACTTTAATCAGAAGCTGTTGATTATGCCGCGTAGAGTAGGGCAGACCTTGAATAGTGATATGAAAATCAAGCCAATCAATCAGCATTAGCAGTAATGACACTAGCTGGTCTTGTCACTTCCTGAGCCGTCTCGACGTTATTTTAAACTGcgtttttgaaaaatctttttttacaGAAAGGAAGAGGTTTTATCAGAATGTCAGCATCACACAGGGTGAAGGTGAGTGTCTGAAGTTTTgactgcctctctttctttctttttttttttctttttttttctgtgaatgggTAGAAACATTTTTCATCTCTAGCCGGTTTCAGCAGTGAGATTACCCTTCGCGCTTTTGTTGGATAGGTTTCTGTAAGCCCTCCGTGAAGGGACTCAGAGTTGTCTTTGTCTGCACCAATTCAAGTAGCTAAATATAGGAATGGTCACTCGATTCCACTTAACAATCCCTGAGAGGTTTTCATTTGATCTTTCAAGGTGGCTTTGAGATAAACCTGGACCACAGGAAGCTGAAAACTCCCCAAGCCAAGCTCTTTACCGTCCCCAGCGAGGCCCTGGCCATCGCAGTGGCCACTGAATGGGACTCCCAGCAGGACACCATCAAGTTCTACACCATGCACCTGGTAACAAGTTCACGAACGTATACCCCGACTGCTGGCTTCCTAGGGTACCTGGCAAAAATTGAGAGTCTTTTCCAAATTCAGATGAGGCCCTCAGGGGTGGACTCCAGCCACACTCGCCTCCTTGAGCGTGCTGACCCTTCCCCTGCTGGTCTGGCCCGCTGCAGTCCCCCTGCTCAGAACAAGGATGTCATAAGGATTCGATTACATAGAGCAGAGCCTGGTAGTGGAGAGCATGAGACCCGGGCAGCTTCACTActcccagggctgctgtgagaatCCCACGGGCCCACGGGCTGTCACACACAGCGTGTGGCACGGAGCTCTCGGTAGATGTGCTACAGCTGGAGTTGTGGGGACACATGGGGCCGGGGGCTTCGCTTTGGCTCCAGCACTTCCTGGGCGGTGCTGTCTGGTTCTCCGTGTTGCTGTGGTTGGAGGCAGTGTCCCCTGGGACGCAGTGCTTTTTGCCTGGGCCCAGTGGTGGTGACGGGGCTTTTTGCCTCCTGATTCAGACCACATTGTGCAACACGTCTCTAGACAACCCTACCCAGCGAAACAAGGACCAGCTGATCCAGGCGGCTGTGAAGTTTCTGGACACCGACACCATCTGGTAATTGACATTTAGATGGGCATTCCCCTTGGACTGAGTGGGTCCCTTGGGCTGTTTGCCTCATTTGCCCAGACAGTTATCAGCGGAAGACGCAGACCCTTTTCCTTTAtctcagagggcagggaggcGGTCTGCTTGACATCACCACTTAGCCGCCCGCCCTGCGCGTCCCTGGGAGGGAGGGCTCCTCGGGGTACACCAGTGTCAGGGCCCCGGGCGTTCCTTTCTGCAGCTCGGCAGCTGTCCTTTTGTCCGGGCCGGGGTAGGGTAGCATATGTAGCTCTCACGGGCTCCAGGACCAAGGGGGTCACTGGCCAACTCCCGGTGGGGTGTTCGATGCTGGACCTGTGGCCACCGGCACACTCTCACGTAGGCATGGTTGTTCTCACTCGTCAGCTTGGACCCGGAGACGGTCACTCGTTCTCAGGAGCTGGCTGCTTCCACTTCTGAATCCTCCCTCCCGTGCCAGTGTTCTTCAGCTAACTGGGCGGTGGTGTTGGAggcaagctggggaaggacagaagtGCTTGAGCGGCACGTGTCGGCCAGCCCAAATGCTCTAGAATCCTGAGCTGTCCCACAGCCTGATCATCGCAGCGGCCCATTTTCCTGCGCACTCACGgtgtctcttctcccttctgctcACGCCACATGGTGGCCTTCCGGGGTGTCCCCTCGTCTTCCCGCCCCGTGAGGCCTTGCCGCGCAGCTCCCCTCAGCCGACTCCCATTTCTGGGTCTCTTTGTCACAATAAGTGGCACCACGTGGCGTCAGGCATCCGAGCCAGCAGCTGCATGTGTAGCCAGAAGCGTGTGGGCTCACGAGGTGCCCACGGGCAATTTGTGGCCAGGGGCACGGTCTCTCGGAAGGGTTAGGGTAGGTAGGGACGCAGTGACTGAGCTTCTGGCACAGCATCCCAGGATCCTGATCATCCTAGGATCAGGATCCTGTGGATCTGGGGGTGCAGTGTTAGTGTTCAGAATGGCATTGACCGCGTTGCAAGCCTTGGCCTGTCAGATGACCGGGGACAtttaggacagtggttctcaaacccaAGGTTACATTAGAATCCcctagagggcttgttaaaacacagattgctggtcTCCACCCCTCAAGCTTCTGCTTTCcatagatggggggtggggccaGAGAACTGGCATCTCTATCGGGTTCTGAGGTGATGCTCTGCTGCTGGCCCCAAGgctacactttgagaactactgctttCGGGAAGGACTGGTAGGGCTGGGCGGGGGGAATTGAGTGGAGAGGTTTTTTGCGGTGGCCTTTTGTGTTTTTCCATCGTCTGTCACTGAGTGAAAGAATTGTACCTTTTTAGTAACGAAGGCGATTTTTGCAATGAATTAGCTACAGGGTGGATGAGCCAGCGACATTAGTGGAACTTCAAAGGAACGAGTGGGACCCGATCATCGAATGGGCCGAAGAAAGGTAAGAGGCGCGGCCCCACAGTGTTGGGCAGGCTGGTGCGGTCAGGGGGCACGCTGGACCACCAAAGCCCTTGGCTAATTGACCCGTGGAATTCAGCACCTCTCGCATGTTTAGGGACGGGACTGGGCACCTTGGGAAAAAATGCTCCTCAAGTCAGTATCAGCCACCACGCACCAAGCACCTGCCGTCCGTTCGTGCGGTGCTGAACGTAGGGAtggagccccagctctgccacagtTGGCTGCGTGACCCCGCGGCTAGTGCCGTGAGCTCTCTGAGCTTCCTTGTCTGTGAGTGGTCCTCATAATCCCCACCTCTTAGTGTATTGTGAGGCGCAAACAAAGTGATGCCCAGTATCCCGCTTGGTACACGGTAAATACTCGGGTCTGGGCAGTTACCGTCTTTATCATGGCCACGAGTGCTGTACCATTAAACTAAATCCGAAAACGGCGTATGTGATACGTACGCACGTGAGGACGAGTCTGGTAACGTTTATCCTGTGAACGTAAGGCTTCTAGGAATTGACGATACCCAGCATGGTTCCTTAGCAGAAAGGTCCTTTTGTGCAAGGTTGAACAAACTGTTGATGGGGTGGCAACATgaattcaatttcatttcattccGGGGGAGTTTGGAAGGGCTCCCACCACGGTACTGCTCTGACCGTAGTATTTTGTAAGCGTACACAGAGTTGTTTTTGGCAAACCATTTTTCACCAAAGTGATGTCGGGCAGTCTCATTTGTACGCGTTTCCTGAATGCCCACAGTGTGCCGGGTATCCTTGGGTTTTATAGTAAAAGGCACGGCCACTGCACTAAAGGATCCCATAAAACGTAACCACTACAGCATTGTGTAAGAGCTTTGAAGGCACGGTGTCACTGCAGAGTTTAATGAAATATAACGACAGCGTAGGTGCCTGGAGATCTTTGCTCTGGCACAAAATTATTCGCTTTCTGTGGCACTTGAGATTCTCATCCTTAATGGTTTACAAAACAACCTGGCCATTCACGGTGTTGCTATTAGAAATTTCAGCAAGAATATTTCAAAACCAACAGGAAAAATGAgttacatatgaaagaaaatgacaaaaattgcCTTCACTCCATTATGTTTCTCCTGTGCCTTATATAGTTATGACCGTTCTTGAAAACGTGTCATTGTTGAAGCCAGCTTCAACGCAATAGGACACGGCGAAGCGTTTTCCTTTCAGATACGATGTGGAGATCGGCTCCTCCACCAGCATAATGGGGCCCAGCGTCCCAGCCAGGACTCGGGAAGTGCTCACCAGCCACCTGGCCTCTTACAACATGTGGGCCCTACAAGGTATTTGAGGCGCTTCCTATGGGCCTGGGAGGGCGGCCTGATGGGCATAGGCATCCGAAGCCCAGAGTGTCACAGGGGCACTCTAGGGGGCGGCCGCGATGCTAACCCTTCTATTCAGTCCAAGGGGGACAGCaggctccccaccctcccaggaGAAGGTTGGCTTTCTCCTCTTCAGGCATCTCAACTTCGGATCTCATTGGCCTGGCTCCAGTCACGTGGCCATCCGCAAACCAGTCACTGGGCAGAGGGTGGAGCTCTCTTGACAGCGTAGGTTCAGGTCCCGTGCCCACCCTGGGCAGGAGCGGAAGTGGGATCACACCCCCGAGGGAAACCAGAGGGCTGTCTGAGAAGAGCGGGGAAAGAATACAGAGCCGACCGCAAAGCGCATGTCCCCTGTGACCTTTCTCCCCCAGGTCGCGCTTTTGTACCTCTCTAGGGCTGCAGGGACTCACAAAGTGTAGGTCCAGTGACTGCCCtgttttggggtggggtgggccctGGATCCTGACCTGGCTTGTATCCCCGCAGGGATTGAGTTTGTGGTGACCCAGCTCAAGTCCATGGTGTTGACCTTGGGCCTGATTGACCGGCGCCTCACAGTGGAGCAGGCCGTGCTGCTGTCACGCCTGGAGGAGGAGTACCAGGTGAGGCAGCCAGCGGCCCGAGGTGGGGTACCTCA of the Neofelis nebulosa isolate mNeoNeb1 chromosome 16, mNeoNeb1.pri, whole genome shotgun sequence genome contains:
- the ATPAF2 gene encoding ATP synthase mitochondrial F1 complex assembly factor 2 isoform X2: MWRSCLRLRDAGRRLLNQPRGALTASVRPGPNPLSPARAYAPPTERKRFYQNVSITQGEGGFEINLDHRKLKTPQAKLFTVPSEALAIAVATEWDSQQDTIKFYTMHLTTLCNTSLDNPTQRNKDQLIQAAVKFLDTDTICYRVDEPATLVELQRNEWDPIIEWAEERYDVEIGSSTSIMGPSVPARTREVLTSHLASYNMWALQGIEFVVTQLKSMVLTLGLIDRRLTVEQAVLLSRLEEEYQIQKWGNIEWAHDYELRELRARTAAGTLFVHLCSESATVKHKLLQQ
- the ATPAF2 gene encoding ATP synthase mitochondrial F1 complex assembly factor 2 isoform X1 codes for the protein MWRSCLRLRDAGRRLLNQPRGALTASVRPGPNPLSPARAYAPPTERKRFYQNVSITQGEGGFEINLDHRKLKTPQAKLFTVPSEALAIAVATEWDSQQDTIKFYTMHLTTLCNTSLDNPTQRNKDQLIQAAVKFLDTDTICYRVDEPATLVELQRNEWDPIIEWAEERYDVEIGSSTSIMGPSVPARTREVLTSHLASYNMWALQGIEFVVTQLKSMVLTLGLIDRRLTVEQAVLLSRLEEEYQEETEAWVPPPENAGARVWSQVWVTPGLPHYLQIEVHRQIKVVCLGPEERAPRTGLGATFMLTQRLS